CTCACTTGCAGTGGCAGAAAAAGTACTCAAATCTCATactggagtaaaagtaaagatacctgaatagaaaatgactcaacttaaagtgaaaatcacccagtaaaatactacttgagtaaaagtctaaaagtatttagttttaaatatacttaagtatcaaaagtaaatgtagttgctaaaatatacttaagtctcAAAAGGAAAAGtgtgaataataaaaaaaatccttatattaagcaaaccagaaggcacaattatcttgttttttatttatttatggatagccagggtcacactccaacacttaaacataatttaaaaacaaagcacatgtttagtgagtctgccagatcagaggcagaagggatgaccagggatgttgtcttgataagtgtgtgaattggaccattttcctgtcaaaatataACCAGAACTtttgtgtcagggaaaatgtatggagtgaaAATGAcacaattttctttaggaatgtggtgaagtaaaaataaaagttgtcaaaatataaatagtaaagtacagataccccaaaacactacttaagtattactttaaagtattttttacttaagtactttacaccactgctaattGATGACATCTATATTCAATGGTCTAAAAATTACTATTTTAATGGGTATTCTGAAATTATATAACTGACATTATGTTTTGGCTTGAACGAATGATGCTATGTTGCCACTAAATAGGGGAAAGCAATGACTGAAGAATAATAATTGGAGCAGCAATGACTGGAGAATAATATTGGGAGCGTGACAGCGCACATCGGCGTGTGCATCATTCTCTCTCGGAACCAAAGAGCCAGTTACCGATTGTACACCCACGGAATTCGTTCTGATCAGATACACAGACAATATGGCGGAGGGAGATTCATGGGGTAAGAATCCAATCCACTTGTGTGGGAATGGAGCATTCTTCAAGTTTACCGAAACATTGCCTATTAAAAATACAAGAGATGATGGTCGACATTTGTAACATGTGTATTGTTTTGTCTTAGATGCTGACACTTTCGATCCGGACGAGCCCGCAATCGTGGCCAAGAAGGCTGTTGTGGCAGACAAATGGGAAGgcgaggatgaggatgaggatatCAAGGTAACGATAGCAGGCTAACGTTTAGCTAACAACCACATACACCGTAGTTGATTTCAAGAGCATCTAATCACCTCTTCGCATCCTAACTAGATCATACATATGATGTTAGcagtgttaactagctaacagtagctaaCTAACCAAAGTTAGCCGAGTGGTCCACAGACTAAAATGACAAGTCAGGAGTAGAACAGACTCGAAAAAGTGTCCAGAACATtcggcctgtcatgccaaataatgtcCCTCTGCGTCACAATGAGATTCGAGAAGCTATTCGCTTCCGTTGCTATATCAACGGCGTGATGAGCGAATGCAGGCCTGGGcaactcatttacatttacatttaagtcatttagcagacgctcttatccagagcgacttacaaattggtgcattcaccttatgatatccagtggaacaaccactttacaatagtgcatctaactcttttaaggggggggggggggttagaaggattactttatcctatcctaggtattccttaaagaggtggggtttcaggtgtctccggaaggtggtgattgactccgctgacctggcgtcgtgagggagtttgttccaccattggggtgccagagcgtGTCCtttgggggcctgattggtgtcacaattTTCCCCCagtcccagctaacacacctgactccaataatcaactaatcatgatatttagttaaaaatgcaattagtttaattcATGTGTGTTTTCTAGGGCTGGGTTGGGAGGGGGGGTGTGACGCCTATCAGgccccgaggactggaattgcccaggccTGAGCTAATACGTAGAATTTTGGAGAGCATTACAACCAAAGTGACTTTATTTTCATCCCTACTATGTAAACAAAGCTTATTTaatgaaaacattactttgaACTACTTTTGGGTACCTTAACATTTCAACAACATTACAAGTAAATGGTACTTTTGAAATAGCAAAGAACAACAATACAATACCATTATACAGCTATAGACTGAAATACATGAGTATAGGCTAACTTCAACACATAAACAATACAATGCCATTTAGTTGAGAAAAAAAACAGAAGTATGAATGACATGTACATAATATGATTGGGGGGGGGTGGTCTCGGCAGAAGTAGGGCATGGGTTTTATCTCAGTTCTGGTGTGTGGGATAGAGGAGAGGTGGATGCTACAGGGGGTTCTGCCAGTCACTTTCCCTCGACAGGCAGCCAGTCTCAGGAGGTGGACTTGAAGAGGGAGATTGTAGTCCAGGCACAGCTGTTCTCTTCCCTCTTGGAGTGTTTACAGTGCTAGTGTATGTAGTGCGTCTCACTGTGCCCAGGATGATATGTCGAGCACAGGTCGCTTAGCAGATTACATTAAACGACATGACATTAACAGTAGCTGTAGGTAATTGTAAGGAAAAGTGGGATATTGGAGGGTGGTTGATCATGGAGAACATCATGGGGATCCAGGTCTGGGGAAGGGATACGGTAGGTATCTCAGACTGGTGTGACCCGTCGTCCAATAATAAATGACTGGTGTGACCTCGACCCGTCGTCCATAATAAATGACTGGTGTGACCTCGACCCGTCGTCCATAATAAATGACTGGTGTGACCTCGACCCGTCGTCCATAATAAATGACTGGTGTGACCCGTCGTCCATAATAAATGACTGGTGTGACCTCGACCCGTCGTCCATAATAAATGACTGGTGTGACCTCGACCCGTCGTCCATAATAAATGACTGGTGTGACCTCGACCCGTCGTCCACTAATAAATGACTGGTGTGACCTCGACCCGTCGTCCATAATAAATGACTGGTGTGACCCGTCGTCCATAATAAATGACTGGTGTGACCCGTCGTCCATAATAAATGACTGGTGTGACCCGTCGTCCATAATAAATGACTAGTGTGACCTCGACCTGTCCTCCACTAATATATGAATACCACAGACGGGCAGCACATGTTAATAACCCACTGCAGTAATAGACACAGTTTTGTTGGGttatgtctcattgttctatctgtgccaATATGGGGGGGGGGActctatttggcatgacaggctcGCTGACTTTGCTAACAATGTTGCTCTACTTGTGacagcgttagctagctagccaccctAGGATGACAGCTGTTCGCTAGCAAGGTATATTAGATGGTCTTGATGAGTCCGTTGGCTACCGTTATGTAGCTACACGTTACTCGACAGCTATGCACTATTGGCCTGCTAATGATTAGCTACATCTGTCTGTCATTCTATTGCTAGTTTAGAAGCTATCTAGTTatgtaatttagctagttagcttcggCTTGCCAGGAATAAGCACCGTATGTGACGCCTGTTACTGAGGTTcacgtttgtttttttaaatgtattttatttcacctttatttaaccaggtaggccagttgagaacaagttctcctttacaactgcgacctggccaagataaagcaaagcagtgcgacacaaacaacaacacagagttacacatggaataaacaaaacgtacagtcaataatacaatagaaaaaaaagaacatctatatacagtgtgtgcaaatggcgtgaggaggtaaggcaataaataggccaatagtagcggagtaattacaatttagcagattaacactggagtgataaatgagcagatgatgatgtgcaagtagtaatactggtgtgcaaaagagcagaaaagtaaataaaaacaatatggggatgaggtaggtagattagtGTACTGGTAAGAAAAAAGAGAAGGAACCCGTATGTGCGCGTGCCTTTTTGAATTTTGATTTACTGTACTGGTAAACATCAGTAGATGGCCCAACTGGTGCTAGCATATCAGTCTGATTTAATCACATAACAAAATGAATTGGTATATACGTCCTAAAAGGAATGACTGCAAAATCGTGTAAATGTTAGTTACAAGCaagaatgtttataattttatacAAAATATCCCACAGAAAAGTATTTGTTTACCAAACTTTTTTGAGCATCAgtattgaagttgacattttctATCAACTGTCACAATGCTCAAAACCATGACAACACCTATTGACTTCAGTTTTAGTACGCATGCATCTCGTACACACGTGTGTTTGCGCATGGCCGAAGGCACGTGCACAAGACTGACGTCAGTAGGTGTTTGCGCCAGATGATTTAACTTTCTGTTTGAATTTCAACACTATTGGTTTAACAATACTTTCCTATGGAAATTCTGTCTAAAATTGACCATCCGGAAGGACTGGAGTAAgttcaaatgtaattttattcaacattcctGCTTGTAAGGAACATTTTACATGATTTTGCAGTCATTCGTTTCAGACTGTATATACCAATTAATTGTGAATGATTTAATCAGGCTGGTGCTAACCAATGGTGAACAATGAATAAGCTAAATAGTGATGGCTTTGGTTGTAACTAAAAGATAGATACATGGCTGGACGCAACATTCTGCAGCATACATCCTTTTTTCCCATAACCGTGTGTTCTCTTTGTAGGATAACTgggatgatgaagaggaggaattGAAGAACGCAGAAGAGAAAAAAGCAGGTATTTAAACCACATGACTTGAACCAGTGAGTTCCTATTATATTAATACAAGTTCAAATTAAATCATATTTTTTTTccgttttcttttcttttgtagCAGAGACAAAACTTTCAGAAAAGAAGAAATTAGCTGAAAAAATCAAAGAAAGGGAAAgtttacaaagaaaaaaacaagaaGAGTTGAGAAAGAGGGTAAGTGCCTTGCATACTGGGATTTCTGCTTGTAGTTGCTATGGAGTACATGATAGTAGCCACGGTAACCAATCCAGCAACTGCGACTGCTGGGTTGCTTCTCAAAATTCAGCAGGAACTTGACCTTTGCTTCCATAAATATTAGTACATTTGGGATGCCTTGATGATTTTAATTGTCTTTATCATTTGGATTGGGTACAAATTATTACACTGTACATCCGGTATTCCCAGAGACTGTAAAAAATAgtgtttcccagacccagattaaaTCTCAAATCGTCCCAAAGGGtttcacaatgtgtgtgtgtatatacactgagtatataaaacattaaggacacctgctctttccatgacatagactgaccaggtgaatccaggtgaaagctatgatcacttattgatgtcacaggttaaagaaggatttttatgccTTGACAATTGAGCCATgtattgtgtgccattcagagggggaatgggcaagacaaaatatttaagtgcctttgaacatggtatggtagtaggtgccaggactaccggtttgtgtcaagaactgctacACTGCTGGTTGTTTCATGCTcaatagtttcccgtgtgtatcaaaaacCGTCCACCACACAAGGGACGTGCGCAACTCAGTATTaagaaggtgtccttaatgttttgtacactcagtgtatagcctAAAGTGTCCATGACTGACAAGTCATTGTCTGCTGGATCTGAAAGTATACTATTTCTAATTTATTGCTTGGTAGTTAGAGGAATCTAATGAGACAGAACTCACACCAGAGGAGGAGTTAGCAGAGAAACTACAGGAAGAGGAAACGGAACTAAAACCAGAGGAGGAGCTAGCAGAGAAACTACAGGAAGAGACTGGTCTTCTACTGGCTCAGGATGCTTTTGGTAAGAGATCAGggtccggtttcccaaaagcatcttaaggttaAGTTCATGATTTGAACTATAGTTCCAATGATGAATTTAGCCTCAAGATGACTTTGGGAAACTGGTCCCAGTATTACAGGCAAAGGAAAAGTTTGGCCTTGTCTGTTTTATATAAAAACCTGTTTGTCTGTTTATCATATGTCATGATACTGTCAGTAAGCAAATAAGTACATGGTTCAATTTGCTGATGCATACATCCGTATAtacagtgtgcttagggtcgttgtcctgttggaaggtgaactttcgcccccccagtctgaggtcctgagcgctctggagcaggttttcatcaaggatctctctgtactttgcggcattcatctttcccttgatcctgactagtctcccagtccctgctgctggaaaaacatccccacagcatgatgctgccaccaccatgcttcaccgtagggatggtgccaggtttcctccagatgtgatgctttgcattcaggccaaagagctgaatcttggtttcatcagaccagagaatcttgtttctcatggtctgggagtcctttaggtgccttttggcaaactccaagcgggctgttatgtgccttttactgaggagtggcttccgtctggccagtctaccataaaggcctgattggtggagtactgcagagatggttgtccttctggaaggttctcctatctcaagattgaatccccgagctgacaaggtaaaaaatctgtcgttctgcccctgaacaaggcagttaacccactgttccccagtaggccgtcattgaaaataagaatttgttcttaactgacttgcctagttaaataaaggtaaaataaaaaatcaaaTTTCCGTTACACGTCCCAAATATTTTTTGCACCATTGCTTTTGTCGAATTGACCGGAAACCTGcctagtgtctggtggaaagcagattgaaccttgttttcctctaggattttgcctgtgcttagctccattgtTTTATAAAgcgttgtattggatttgccccaaacataagactGTGTTCAGGAGAAAAAGTTTATtgctttgacaatttttttgcattattactttagtgccttgttgtaaacaggatacatgttttggaatattttgattctgtacaggcttccttctctgTCAATTAggctagtattgtggagtaactacaatgttgttgatccatcctcagttttctcctatcacagccattaaactctaactgttttaaagtcaccatttgcctcatgttgaaatccctgagcagtttccttcctctctggcaactgagttaggaaggatacctgtatatttgtagtgactgggtgtattgataaaccatccGAAGTGTAATAaatatttgtaaacattttgaaaaacataatttcactttgacattgaTGTATCTGTTTTAAATTCatgctgcaacacaacaaaatatggaaaaagtccaggggtgtgaatactttctgaagacactgcatGCATGATGAACATTTTAAAGTTGACAGGCTACACATTCCAGATCCATAAAAAGCTTTACAGAGAATCTGTGATTAAAACCAGCCATTTTGCTAGAAGTATAAAGCGTTTTTTGACATTGTCAACACAAGTTGTCAGTGGAAAGTTTTAATATCATAGTgctgaatttatttattttttcttcccAAATCAGGTGTCGTCAACAATGTAAAAGGAATTGACGCTGTAAGCCCCTCTTCTAAAGATGACTTTACAGAttttgaaaagttgctaaaagaCAAGATAACACCTTTTGAGAGTTCCATACACTATTCCGGCTTCCTAGAGTCCTTGTTTCGAGACCTCTGTCTCTCATGTGAGTATTCATTTAATAATCCATTTTAATAATATACATTTAGAAATTATTAGTCAATCATATCAACTGTCAGTGGTACTGTATTAtatgaaataattttttttttttttaccgtgcACCTCTTATGTTACAGTGGAGGTAGAAGACTTAAAAAAGGTCAGCAACTCCCTTACAGTATTACtaagtgagaaacagaaacaggaaaAGGTAAGTGGTCTTTTTCAAATGACAGAAAAGTAGACTTATCTCCAGTATACATGGTTTACGTTGGCTTGTAATCAGTCTTATCCgggtcctgttcattaggcaTCAAACAGAAGAAAACGGACTGGAACAGTGAAAGGGCTACTACtcatatttagttttttttttttcattgcaaaatgttttgtaaCGTTTTCTGTTGcttgccctaatgaacacgaccctaaTTAAATTTGTATTCCTGTGATATATAAGTCAATGCTAATCATCCCCTCTTTATTTCCAACAGCAGCTGAATAAaggaaagaagaaaaagaaaggtGTGGTTGCTGCCGGAGGGATGAAGGCCAAGATGAAGGATGACCTAGCGGACTACGGCGAGTTCGATGGAGGTTACGCACAAGACTACGAGGACTTCATGTGACGTGATACCAACCGACTGCTGAGTCTCAAACGGCAACCTGTTCAAAGTAGTGCCCTTATATAGGGGACATCCACTGTCCTTCCCATTCCCTCTCAATGACCCCTGACCTATGACCTATTCTACTGCTCAAAGCCATCCAACGAAAACCACCCTTGTGTCGCCCGCTGCACACAAAGAAGATTCTGAAAGAAGTGTTGAACGTGTTTGACGAAGAACATGAACATCTGATCTCAAGATGGTTGTTTCTCCTCGTTAGGATTCCTTCGACGATTCCTCGAAACTGACTGACCAATAAGACAACAAACTGATCCTTGAGTTCCCTTCGCTGTAAgaatgttctgaaatgttttaccaGCGTAACTCGTTTTTTCCAAATCTACAATGAATtcaattttatctttaaaataaaTGTGTCAACAAAATGAATTGTTACTGTTTGACGACTGAAAGTAGAAGGAAAATAAATGTGGTGTTCTATGCAAATGAGATTGACTATATTTGTCTCCTGTATCATTCAATATTATATGTATTTTACTGGCTACCGGCATTCCAAAATATGAActacatttttttattgtgaagaaTGTAGGTCTCCAAATGTCAGTTTGCTTATCCCATATTCCACTATATTTATCCTTGAGTAGAGATCACATAGTGTAAACGCAGCCtgtcagcccaattctgatatttgttttaactaattggtcttttgagcaATCAGAACAGATCGGAtgtgaaaatatctgatgtgattggtcaaaagaccaatttagTGGGGAAAcgtatcagaattgggctgcctgtgtaagcGCAACAATAGTATTTGCAGGAGAAAATGTCCAAATAAGACCTGGAGCATAAAATCACTTGAGAAAAGCCACATTGCTATGAAAATGTTGGGTACACACTCAGGAATATGTTTGCGTActtaaagtgcattcggaaagtattcagaccccttgactttctccacattttgttacgttgttaccttacagccttattctaaaatggattaaatcgttttttttctcctcaatctacacacaataccccctaataacaaagcaaaaacaggttaacattTCTGCTAATGTGTCACTAataaaaaaactgatatcacatttacatacagttgaagtcggaaatttccatacacttaggttggagtcattaaaactcatttttcaacaactccacaaatttcttgttaacaaactatagttttggcaagtcggttaggacatctacattgtgcataacacaagtcatttttccaacaattgttacagacagattatttcacatataattcactgtatcacaattccagtgggtcagaagtttacatacactaagttgactgtgtctttaaacagcttggaaaattccagaaaatgatgttgtggctttagaagcttctgataggctaattggcattgagttaattggaggtgtacctgtggatgtatttcaaagcctaccttaaaactcagtgcctctttgcttgacatcatgggaaaatcaaaagaaatcagccaagaaagaATTGTAGACcgccacaggtctggttcatccttgggagcaatttccaaacccctgaagttaccacgttcatatgtacaaacaatagtatgcaagtataaacaccatgggaccacgcagccggcataccgctcaggaattAGACGTGTTCTGTgtccctagagatgaacgtactttggtgtgaaaagtgcaaatcaatccgagaacaacagcaaaggaccttgtgaagatgctggaggaaacaggtacaaaagtatctacagtgggcaaaaaagtatttagtcagccaccaattgtgcaagttctcccacttaaaaagatgagagaggcctgtaattttcatcataggtacacttcaactatgacagacaaaatgatgaaaaaaattccagaaaatcacattgtaggattttttatgaatttatttgcaaattatggtggaaaataagtatttggtcacctacaaacaagcaagatttctggctctcacagacctgtaacttcttctttaagaggctcctctgtcctccactcgttacctgtattaatggcacctgtttgaacttgttatcagtataaaagacacctgtccacaacctcaaacagtcacactccaaactccactatggccaagaccaaagagctgtcaaaggacaccagaaacaaaattgtagacctgcaccaggctgggaagactgaatctgcaataggtaagcagcttggtttgaagaaatcaactgtgggagcaattattaggaaatggaagacatacaagaccactgataatctccctcgatctggggctccacgcaagatctcaccccgtggggtcaaaatgatcacaagaacggtgagcaaaaatcccagaaccacacggggggacctagtgaatgacctgcagagagctgggaccaaagtaacaaagcctaccatcagcaagggcattgaatatgaaacgtggctgggtctttcagcatgacaatgatcccaaacacaccgcccgggcaacgaaggagtggcttcgtaagaagcatttcaaggtcctagagtggcctagccagtctccagatctcaaccccatagaaaatctttggagggagttgaaagtctgtgttgctcAGCAACAgcaccaaaacatcactgctctagaggagatctgcatggaggaatgggccaaaataccagcaacagtgtgtgaaaaccttgtgaagacttacagaaaacgtttgacctctgtcattgccaacaaagggtatataacaaagtattgagataaacttttgttattgaccaaatacttattttccaccataatttgcaaataaataaattaaaaatcct
This genomic interval from Salvelinus alpinus chromosome 6, SLU_Salpinus.1, whole genome shotgun sequence contains the following:
- the LOC139578095 gene encoding eukaryotic translation initiation factor 3 subunit J-A-like, which gives rise to MAEGDSWDADTFDPDEPAIVAKKAVVADKWEGEDEDEDIKDNWDDEEEELKNAEEKKAAETKLSEKKKLAEKIKERESLQRKKQEELRKRLEESNETELTPEEELAEKLQEEETELKPEEELAEKLQEETGLLLAQDAFGVVNNVKGIDAVSPSSKDDFTDFEKLLKDKITPFESSIHYSGFLESLFRDLCLSLEVEDLKKVSNSLTVLLSEKQKQEKQLNKGKKKKKGVVAAGGMKAKMKDDLADYGEFDGGYAQDYEDFM